ATCGCCACGGCGGGGGAGAGCCCGTCAATAAAATCGACGTCCGGCTTCTTCATCCGCTCAAGGAATTGCCGCGCATAGGCCGAGAGCGACTCCACGTACCGGCGCTGGCCCTCGGCGTAGATGGTGTCGAACGCGAGCGACGACTTGCCCGAACCCGACGGCCCCGTGATCACCGTGATCGCGCGGCGCGGGATGTCGAGGTCGATGCCCTTGAGATTGTGCTGGCGGGCGCCGCGAATCTGGATGCGCTCTTTCACTACAGGAAAACTAGCGGGAGCGCCGCAAAAGTTCCGATGGCACCCGCGCCACAACGCGGCGGCCTGATTACCATTCTTGCGTGACCGCTCCCGCCACCCCGCACGACGAAGAAGCCCTCGGCAAGGCGTTCGACCTCCGGCTCACGCGCCGGATGCTTCGGTACGTCGGCCCGCACGCGCCGCTCATGGTGGGCGCGCTGGCATTGCTCGTGGTCGCCGGCGTGTTGCAACTGGCGCAGCCCCTGCTCACGCGCCACGTGATTGACGTGGCCGTTCCCGCGGGTGATCGCACGGCCCTCCGCGGCGACGCCCTGATCTTTATGAGCGTGCTGGTGGCACAGTTCGGGAGCCAGTACGGGCAGGTGATGCTCACCACCCTGCTGGGTCAGCGCGTGATGCACGACCTGCGGCAGCAGATCTTTGCGCATCTCCAACGACTCCCCATCGCCTTTTTTGACCGCAACCCCGTGGGTCGACTCGTCACGCGCGTCACCAGTGACGTCGAAGCGCTCAACGAGCTGTTTACCGCGGGCGTGGTGGCCGGGATGGGCGATCTGTTTACGCTCGCCGCCATCGCCGGCCTGATGTTCTCCACCGATTGGCGCCTGACGCTCGCGGCTTTCGGCGTGGTGCCGTTCATCTATCTCACCTCGCACATTTTCCGAGTGAAAGTGCGCGAGAGTTATCGCGACATTCGCGCGCGCCTCGCGCGCATCAACGCCTTTCTCAATGAACGGCTTTCGGCGATGCGCATTGTGCAGCTCTTTGGCCGCGAGCGGTCGGAGGGCGAACGCTTTGCGGTGCTCAATCAACATCATCTCGATGCGCACCTGCGATCGGTGACCGTGTATGCGCTCTATTTTCCTGTTATTGAAATTCTCACCACCATCGCCCTCGCCAGTTTGATCGTGGCGGCGGCGCCCCGCGTGGGCTCGCACGTGCTGACGGTGGGGACGGTGGCCGCGTTTCTTCAACTCGCGCGGCGATTCTTTCAGCCGTTGCAGGACTTGAGCGACAAGTACAACACGCTCCAGCAGGCGATGGCCGCGTCGGAGCGAATCTTCGGCCTCCTCGACACCCCGGCCGACCCCGCTGGCTCCAGTGGCGAACCCGCCGCCCGCAGCGGGCGCCCGGTGACCGTTGAGTTCGAGCACGTCTGGTTCAGCTATGACCCTCCCGGTACCGCCGAGCCGCGTTGGGTGCTGCGCGACGTGAGCTTTTCCGCGAATCCTGGCCAGACCGTGGCGATTGTCGGTCACACCGGCGCGGGAAAAACCACCGTCATCAACTTGCTCCTACGCTTTTACGATCCGCAAAAGGGACGCATCCTGGTGGATGGCCGCGACGCGCGCCACATCTCCACCGAGGAGCTGCGCGGGCTCATTGGCTACGTGCAGCAGGACATTTTCCTCTTTGCCGGCGACATTGCCACCAACATTCGGCTCTCGAACCCCATCAGCGACGAGCGGGTCGAGGCGGCCGCCGATCGCGTAGGGGCAGGGCGCGTCATCCGCCGCCTCCCCGACGGCTACGCCCACATGCTCGGGGAACGGGGCGCCAGTGTGAGTGTCGGGGAGCGGCAGCTGCTCTCCTTTGCCCGAGCCATCGCCGCCGACCCGTCGCTCCTGGTGCTCGACGAAGCCACCAGCGCCGTGGACAGCGAAATCGAGGCCGATATTCAGCGCGCCCTCGCTGAGCTGATGGCGGGTCGCACCACGATCGCCGTGGCCCACCGGCTCAGCACTATCGCCGGCGCGGACGAAATCCTCGTGATGCATCACGGCGAAGTGCGCGAGCGGGGGCGACATCGGGAGCTGATGGCGGCCGGCGGATTGTATGCAAATCTCTATAGGTTGCAAACCGGCATATTTCCAGAGGGATATTCGGCCGCCTGAAAGTGCTTGCCACCCCCCTTTTCGGGGGGTAGTTTCCCCTCAGAGATGCCCTACATCCAGTTCAATGACCAGCAGATCGCGCTGGCCTCGGCCGACCTAACCGTTGGGGCCTTCGATGGCGCCACCGTTCGGCTACCAGGAAGCGACCCTGCCGCGCACGCCGTGCTCCGGCTTTCCGCCGACGGAACCGGACTCATCCGCCGCGGCGCCGACAGCGCCATTGTCCTGGTGAATGGCGTGCAACTGGGCGCCGAGCCCAGTCCGCTACTCCACGGCGATCGGGTGGAGTTGGGGGGCGCGTCGCTGCGCTACGGCGACGACGAGAAGGGCGGACGCACCCAGTATGTCTCCGCCGCCGATATCCCCGAAGGGTTGCGCGCCAAGTCTGTGTCCGCCAAAAAGGCCACCACTGCCACCGGCGGACGGTGCGTGTCGCTGATGGATGGGCGCGAATACACGGTGAACCCCTCGGGGCTCTCCTTTGGGCGCGAAGTCGGGTGTGACATTGTCGTCGCCACGGTTTCTGTGTCGCGCCGACACGCCGAAATCGCGGTGATGACCGATGGCTACTACCTGCGCGACCTCAGCACCAATGGCGTCTACGTCAACGGAAAGCGGGTGGAAGGCAGCCAACTGCTCAATCGCGGGGATGTTATCCAGATTGGGGAGGAGCAGTTCCGCTTCTACGCGGATGTCGCGGCGGAGGCAGCCCCTGCTGCGGTAGAGCATGCCCCTATTTTGGTGGAGCCCACCGCGCTCGCCACGGCGGCCCCCGTGGAGCTCGATTTTCAGGTCATCGCGCTGGAGGATGCCATGGCGACCGTCGCGGCCCCTCAACAGCCTCCGAAAGCCGTTTCTGCCCCCGTAGCCCCAGCGGCCCCAGCCCGCCCCTCGGCGCCTATCACCGAAGCCCGCACCGAACCTCGGCCCGCCGCGCCCCCGCTCGGAACCCTCGAAATCATCAATGAGGGCGCAATGAAGGGCGCCAAGTACCATATTGTGTCAGCGCTCACGAACATCGGGCGCGGGGCCCACAACGATATTGTCATTGCTGAGGAGAGCCTGTCGGGCTCACACGCCAAGCTCCTCCTGCGCGACGGTTCGTGGTGGCTTCAGGACCAGAACTCGACGAATGGCACCTACGTGGGTGGGCGTCGAGTGACCGGAGAACAGCAACTTTCGGGCGCTCCGGACGTGCGTTTTGGCAGCATCAAGATGATCTTTCGTCCGGCGGTCAGCGCGGATGCGACGGGTGGCTCCGGAACTCGTGCGATTGCCGCGGTGAACGTGGATGCCGCGCGAAAGGAGCGGGTTGCTCCAAAGCGGGGCGCGTCTGGACCGGTGAAGGCGCCGAACAAGAAGAAGGGGTGTGCTGCGATGGTCGCATTCTTGATGGCCTGCGCGGCCGTAGGAACCATGGGGATCGTTTTCCTTTTCACGACGCGAGGCTGATCGTGCAATTGGCGGTAGGCGCTCGCTCTGACGTCGGAATGATTCGTTCCGGCAATGAAGACAATTTTTTCGCCGAGTCGGACGAACGACGCGGCGTGTTTGTGGTAGCCGACGGTATGGGGGGTCACGCGGCGGGGGAAGTCGCGAGTGAGATGGCGGTGCAGATTGTGTCGCGCCAGCTCATGCAGATTCAGACCGTGCTCGCCGAGGATGCGGGTAAGCGCGTAGAGCAGTCGCTCAAGGACGCGAATCGCGCCATCTACGAGCGGATGCTCGCCGAGGTGGACAAGCAGGGGATGGGCACCACCGCAAGCGTGCTCGTGCTCTCCGACGATCAGTTCCTGATTGGACAGGTGGGCGACTCGCGTGTGTATCTTCTGCGCGACGGTGCGCTGCGTCAGGTGACCAAGGACCATTCGTACGTGCAGGAACAGGTGGACGCAGGGCTCCTTACACCGGAGCAGGCGCGCTACCACCCGTACAGCAACGTGATCACCCGGTGCTGCGGCGCCAACGAGAGTGTCGAAGCCGACGTGTATCGCGGCGCGGTGCTCCCGGGCGACGTATTCCTCGTGGCCAGCGACGGACTCACCGGCATGGTGGATGACCGCCGTCTGCAACAGCTGCTCCTCGCGCGCAGTGGACCCTCGCGCATCGTGGATGCCCTCATCGCCGAGGCCAATGGCCGCGGCGGACTCGACAACATCACGGCGATCGTGGTGCAAGTCGGAATGGTGGATGCCACGCAGAATGACTGACGACGAAACTGTCGCGTCGGTCGCGGAGCTCTTTCTCGGCAACATCCTTTACGCGCTGGAAAAGTGCGCGATCTCGCTTTCCGACGAAGGGAAAGAGGAGGATGCGGCATTCTACCGCGGGATTGGGAGAAGCTTGGCCGAGGCGCGGGGACGGGACAAGCAACAGCGCGTAGACGGTAAGCCGTAGTCCTTTGGCGGTTGTCCGTTGGCGGTTGTCCGTTGGCGGTTGGCCGTTGGCCGTTGGCCGTTGGCGCACACAGTCTTGACGAGCTGTCGTAGTACGCCCGCCTGTTTGCAACGGAAAACGGTAAACGGTAAACCGTCTACCGCAGTTGCCCTTACTTGCCCTTACCGCAACACCGCGTCGAGCTCCTCTCTCCGCACCGTCACCCGCTCCGCCGTGAACACGCGCAGGTAGCGCGCCGAGCGATACAGCTCATCCGCCATGCGCGGCAGATCAATCGCCCCTGGCAGCCCTTCGTGCGTGAGCTGTCGCACGCTGCCGTCGCGGCTCAACACTGGCAGATCGAGCCCAAGCATGTGGGTCTTGGCGGGGAAGTCGAGGAGCACATCGCCTTCGGCCAATCCCAGCGAGGTGGCGAGACGCCGCTCGGCGTCGCGCGTGCGGGCGCGGTCGTCGGCAATCCATTCGAGTTCGTCCATCGGCAGCTGCGCTGCTGGCGCTTCGAAAGCGCGTTTGTAGAGCCGCCGCATGCGCAGTGCCTCGAGCATCGCGCGCGTGGCATCACTCGCCCGTTGATCCAGTGCACTCAACAGCCCTTCGTCGGTGGAGCGTGCCACCACCGCGGCGTCGAGCTGCCCCGCGGCGAGCGCGTGCTCCACGAGTCGCTTATACATCGCCGTCGCACTACGGCAGGCGTGGTGCCAGTAGACATTGCGGTACATCTGGTACTTCGCGAACAGCAGCGACTCGAGCGCGCTCAATCCCTTGGCGCGCACGCCCACGCGTCGATGGCCCGTGGCGGGGTCGTCGAGCAGGACGAGCGCGTGAATAAGCCGATCCTCGTCAATCTCACCGTACGGAACGCCGCACATCATGGCGTCGCGCTTGAGATAATCCATTTTGTCGAGGTCGAGCGATCCACTGATTAGTCCCTGCAACGGACTCGGGCTCTCGCCGCAGATGAGCGCAAACACGCGCTCCGGTGCATCGGCGCCGATGGCACTCCGCAGCACCTCGGCTACGGCCCCCTCGGTGATCAGCGGGCGCGAGAGCGCTTCGTGATGCGGCAGCCCCACTTCTTCGAGCGCATGCGAAAACGGATAGTGCCCCACGTCGTGCAACAGCGCGGCGGCAGCCACGACGGTTGGTTCGTCGGTGGCAATCCCGTCGAGTTGCCCACTCTCGCGCAGTTCGTGCAACGCACGCTTGGCCAGGTGATAGGCGCCGAGTGCGTGCTCAAAGCGGGAATGCGTGGCGCCCGGGTACACCAGATGCGCGAGCCCGAGCTGGCGCACATAGCGTAGCCGCTGCATCACCGCCGTGTCGAGCAGTCGCTCGGCGATGGCATCAACGCGAATGTTGTTCCAGAGCGGATCGCGAATGGTTGGCACGGCGGTTGGGATGGGGGAAGGGGAGGTCGCGGGCCAAGCCCACGCCCTCCCCTGATGGTGCGTTACGAACGGTGCAGAATCAATTGATCAACCTGTGATCAACCTTCGATCAACCTTTTGGGCCGGCAGCGAGAATTTCTGCCGGCACCGCGTCACCGAACTTCTTGATATTGTCGCGGAACATCTGCGCGAGTTTGGCGGCCTGCGCATCGTACGCGGCGCTATCGGCCCAGGTGCCGCGCGCATCGAGTACGCCGGCCGGCACGTTTTCAATTCCTTGCGGCACGCTCAGGCCAAATACCGGATCCACCTTCACCGGCGCGGCATCGAGCTTGCCGGCGAGCAACGCACGCACCATCGCGCGCGTGTGCGAGAGCTTCATGCGCGCGCCGGTGCCGTAGGCGCCACCGCTCCATCCGGTGTTGACGAGCCAGACCTTGGCGTCGTGCTTGGCCAGCAGTTCGCCGAGCATCGTCGCGTACTTGGTGGGGTGCCACACCAGGAACACCGCGCCAAAGCAGGCGCTGAATGTGGCTTGTGGTTCCGTGACGCCACGTTCGGTGCCGGCCACCTTGGCCGTGTAACCAGAGAGGAAATAGTACATCGCCTGTTCGCGCGTCAGGCGCGCAATCGGCGGAAGTACACCGAACGCGTCGGCGGTGAGGAACACGACGTTCTTGGGGTGCCCGCCGCGTCCGCTCGGCACGTGATTGCGAATGTAGTGGAGCGGGTACGACGCGCGCGTGTTCTCGGTGATGCTCTGGCTCTCGAACTTTACCTGCTTGGTGATCTCGTCGAGCTCGACGTTCTCGAGGATGGTGCCGAACATCTGCGTAGTGGCATAGATGTCGGGCTCCTGCTCCGGCGAGAGGTTGATCACTTTGGCGTAGCAGCCGCCTTCAAAGTTGAAGGTGCCGTTCTCGCTCCAGCCATGTTCGTCGTCGCCAATGAGGCCACGTTCCGGGTCGGCACTGAGCGTGGTCTTGCCGGTGCCAGAGAGGCCGAAGAACAGCGCGGTGTCGCCCGCGGGGCCGATGTTCGCCGAGCAGTGCATCGAGAGCACACCCTGCTTGGGAAGCAGGTAGTTCATCACGGTGAACATCGCCTTCTTGAGTTCGCCGGCATAGCGCGTGCCGCCAATGAGAATCATCCGCTTGGCGAGATGCAGCACGATGAAGGTGCTCGTGCGCGTGCCGTGCCGAGCGGGGTCGCCCTGAAACTCGGGGGCGTGCAGAATCGAGAAGTTGGGCGCAAAGCTGGCGAGCTCGGCGATCTCCGGGCGGATGAACATGTTCCGCACGAAGTTCGCGTGCCAGGCGTTGGGCGTCACATAACGGCAGCTGAGGCGGTAGTCAGGATCGGCGCCGCAGTAGAGATCTTCGACAAACAGTTCGCCCTGCCCGTTGAGGTGCCCGCGCACATCAGCGAGCAGGATGTCGAAATGCGCATCGGTCATGGGCTGGTTCACCGCGCCCCAGTCCACGTCAGCCTGCGAGGTCGGCTCCTGCACCACGAACTTGTCCTTGGGCGAGCGACCCGTGTGCGGCGTGGTCACCGCCACGAACGGGCCGCCTGAAGCAAACACCCCTTCCTGTTTCCGTGCGGCAGCGAGCGCCAATTCAGGCGCCACAAGATTCCAGTGCACCGCACCTGAGGCCTTGATGCCTTGCTCCGAAAGTCCGTGCGAGCTCTCGCGGGAGAGCGGGGTAGCCGTAGCCATTGGACGAGGATTCCTGAATTTGAGAGGTAAAGTTTAGCGCGCCGCGCCAGCCGGCTCGCTGGCCGGTGTTGCGACAGATACGTTCGAGTGTCCGTTGCCGTTTCCGTTGCCGTTATTGGCGCGCGTGCGCCATTGGGCGTCGATCACCGCGACGGCGGCCATGTTCACGATCTCCTGGACGTCGGCGCCCTGCTCCAGCACGTGCACCGGATGGGCCATACCGACGAGGATGGGGCCGATCGCCGTAGCCCCGCCCAGCTTGGTCAACAACTTGTACGCGATATTCCCTGCGCTCAGGTTCGGGAAAATCAGCACGTTCGCTTCGTCCTTCAGCTTGCTGAACGGATAACGCGACGCGAGGATCTCGGGCGTAAACGCCGTATCGGCCTGCATTTCGCCATCCACAATCAGCTGCGGACGCCGTTCGCGCAAAATCTCCACGGCGCGCGCCATCTTCTCGGCTTCGGGGTGTTTGACCGACCCGAAGTTTGAGAACGACAGCATGGCTACTTTCGGCACCTGGCCAAAGTTGCTCACAAGGCCAGCAGCGGAAATCGCGATCTGCGCGAGTTGTTCGGCGGTGGGATCAATGTTTACCGTGGTGTCGCCACAGAAGATCACGTGCTTTTCAAACACGAGCATGTACAAGCCGCTGGCGAGCCCGACGTTCGGGTGGGCGCCAATCACTTCGAGCGCTGGGCGAATAGTCTCGGGATAGTGCTTACCGAGTCCGCCAACCATGGCGTCGGCATCACCGACACCGAGCATCGCGCTGCCGTAGTAGATCCCCTTGTACAGGCGCTGATGCGCTTCGGAGAGCGAGAGGCCTTTGCGCTGCCGCTTTTCCCAGAGGAACTGGGCGTAGCGGTCGCGGTGCTTGGACGTGCCGGGGTCTTCAATGCGAATGCCGGTGAGTGGCACCCCGTTGGCCTCGGCGAGTTCGCGAATCGCGGACTCGCGTCCGAGCAGAATGGGGTGTGCAATGCCTTCGTCCACCAGCTGCTGCGCGGCGCGAATGATCTTGAGGTCTTCCCCCTCGGGGAACACGACGCGCTTGGGGTCGTGATGTGCACGGTTCATGATGCCGCGCATGATGCCGCGGGCGCGTCCGAGGCGGCCTTCGAGCTGCTCGCGGTAATCATCGATGTCAAACACCTGATTCGCCACGCCACTCGCAATGGCGGCCCACGCCACGGCCGGCGCCACCCAGAGGAGGGCACGCGGGTCAAACGGGAAGGGAATCAGATATTCGGGACCGAACTTCACGTTTTTGAGCCCGTAGAGCTGGCTCACCGTGTCCGGTACATCTTCCTTAGCCAGCGCGGCCAGCGCGCGCGTGGCGGCCATCTTCATTTCTTCGTTGATCGTCGTGGCACGCACGTCAAGTGCGCCGCGGAAGATGAACGGAAAACAGAGCACGTTGTTAATCTGATTCGCAAAGTCGCTGCGGCCGGTAGCCGTGATGGCATCGGGGCGCACCGCGCGTACGTCTTGCGGGAGAATCTCAGGGTTCGGATTGGCGAGCGCAAAGATGATGGGGTGATCGGCCATCGGCTTGATCATGTCGCCCGTGACCGCACCCGCCGCGGAGAGCCCGACAAACACGTCGGCTCCCACCAAAGCGTCCGTGAGCGTGCGCTGCGTGAAATTGCCAGCGAAGCGCTGCTTGTACGGATCCATGTGGCCGGCGCCGCGCCCGGCGTGAATAACGCCTTCGCGGTCGCACATGATGATGTTCTCGCGCAGCACGCCGAGGCGCACATAGTGCTCCGCCGTGCTGATCGCTGCGGCGCCCGCGCCGGAGAAGACCACGCGAATCTTGCCGAGTTCCTTGCCCACAATCTCAACGGCATTCAGGAGCGCGGCGCCGCTGATGATCGCCGTGCCGTGCTGGTCGTCGTGGAAGACGGGAATCTTGAGCGTCTTGCGAAGCTCTTCCTCAACATAGAAGCAGTCGGGTGCCTTGATGTCCTCGAGGTTGATGCCGCCCACGGTGGGCTCGAGGAGTTGGCAGAACTTCACCACATCTTTGGGATCTTCGCTCCCGACTTCGAGATCGAATACATCGATATCGGCAAACTGTTTGAAGAGATTGCCTTTGCCTTCCATCACCGGCTTGCCCGCCAGGGCGCCGATGTTGCCGAGCCCGAGTACGGCGGTGCCGTTGCTGACGACCGCGACGAGGTTGCCCTTGGCGGTGTACTTGTAGGCGTCTTCGGGATTGGCTTGGATTTCGAGGCAGGGCTCAGCGACTCCCGGCGAGTATGCGAGGCCGAGGTCGCGCTGGTTGCTTAGTGACTTAGTGGGGACAACGGCGATCTTGCCTGGCCGGCCCTTGGAGTGATAATCGAGCGCATCTTGACGTTTCATAGTGGTACAAAGATAGCGGACAAGTGGGCCGGATGGAGTCAGGGATTCGGCGTTTATTCGGGGGAGAAAATCCGAGTCCCACCCCCTGTGACTGGTGCAGCGAGGGGAGACGCGAGAGGACGGCGGACACGCGGAGTGTCGGCCGTCCTCGGTGTGCCGCGCTGTCAGGCCAGGCTTAACGGGACTGCAGTCGGCGCGCGCACCAGGCCATGAGCGCCATCAGACTCGAACAGGCGATGATGGCGGGGCCAGAGGGGAGGTCGTACGGGATCGACAACGCAAAGCCAATGACGCTGGCGAGAATGCCAGACGTGATCGCCACGGCGAAAATGCCGCCCATGGAGCGTGCGAGCAGCAGTCCGGTGACAGCCGGCAGCACGAGGAAGTTGAACACGAGCATGACGCCGGCGAACTGCATCGCAAAGGCGATCACCAAACCGAGGGTGAAATAGAGCGCCAGGTTCCAGGCGGTGACTCGGTAGCCGAGCGTACGCGCCGTCTCACGGTCGAACGAGACAAAGAGGAACTCTTTGTAGAACACGAAGTGGATCAAGAGCACGGGGACTGTCACCGCGAGCAACACGAGCGTGTCGGCGCGTGTGATGCCGAGAATATTGCCCTGCAAAAAGATGTCGTGGGCCTCTCCGCTCGTCGCCTTGGCAATAAGCAATATTCCCGCGGCGGCCGCCGCGGCATAGGTCACGCCAATCGTAGCGTCGGGCGGCACACCGCTCTTGGCGCCAGCGCCTAGGCCAAAGAACATTGCGCCAGTGAGGGTCACGAGCAGTGACATCGCCACTGGGTGATGCGCCAGTTGCCCACTCACGCCGAGCCCGCCGAGGAACAACGCCAGCGCGATGCCAGCCGATGACAGCTGTGCCAGCGCCGCGCCGACGAAGACGATGCGCTTGAGAACGACATACACGCCAAGCACCGAGCACGCGATCCCGATGACCAGGGCGCCGTACAGT
The genomic region above belongs to Gemmatimonadota bacterium and contains:
- a CDS encoding ABC transporter ATP-binding protein, producing MTAPATPHDEEALGKAFDLRLTRRMLRYVGPHAPLMVGALALLVVAGVLQLAQPLLTRHVIDVAVPAGDRTALRGDALIFMSVLVAQFGSQYGQVMLTTLLGQRVMHDLRQQIFAHLQRLPIAFFDRNPVGRLVTRVTSDVEALNELFTAGVVAGMGDLFTLAAIAGLMFSTDWRLTLAAFGVVPFIYLTSHIFRVKVRESYRDIRARLARINAFLNERLSAMRIVQLFGRERSEGERFAVLNQHHLDAHLRSVTVYALYFPVIEILTTIALASLIVAAAPRVGSHVLTVGTVAAFLQLARRFFQPLQDLSDKYNTLQQAMAASERIFGLLDTPADPAGSSGEPAARSGRPVTVEFEHVWFSYDPPGTAEPRWVLRDVSFSANPGQTVAIVGHTGAGKTTVINLLLRFYDPQKGRILVDGRDARHISTEELRGLIGYVQQDIFLFAGDIATNIRLSNPISDERVEAAADRVGAGRVIRRLPDGYAHMLGERGASVSVGERQLLSFARAIAADPSLLVLDEATSAVDSEIEADIQRALAELMAGRTTIAVAHRLSTIAGADEILVMHHGEVRERGRHRELMAAGGLYANLYRLQTGIFPEGYSAA
- a CDS encoding FHA domain-containing protein — protein: MPYIQFNDQQIALASADLTVGAFDGATVRLPGSDPAAHAVLRLSADGTGLIRRGADSAIVLVNGVQLGAEPSPLLHGDRVELGGASLRYGDDEKGGRTQYVSAADIPEGLRAKSVSAKKATTATGGRCVSLMDGREYTVNPSGLSFGREVGCDIVVATVSVSRRHAEIAVMTDGYYLRDLSTNGVYVNGKRVEGSQLLNRGDVIQIGEEQFRFYADVAAEAAPAAVEHAPILVEPTALATAAPVELDFQVIALEDAMATVAAPQQPPKAVSAPVAPAAPARPSAPITEARTEPRPAAPPLGTLEIINEGAMKGAKYHIVSALTNIGRGAHNDIVIAEESLSGSHAKLLLRDGSWWLQDQNSTNGTYVGGRRVTGEQQLSGAPDVRFGSIKMIFRPAVSADATGGSGTRAIAAVNVDAARKERVAPKRGASGPVKAPNKKKGCAAMVAFLMACAAVGTMGIVFLFTTRG
- a CDS encoding Stp1/IreP family PP2C-type Ser/Thr phosphatase encodes the protein MIRSGNEDNFFAESDERRGVFVVADGMGGHAAGEVASEMAVQIVSRQLMQIQTVLAEDAGKRVEQSLKDANRAIYERMLAEVDKQGMGTTASVLVLSDDQFLIGQVGDSRVYLLRDGALRQVTKDHSYVQEQVDAGLLTPEQARYHPYSNVITRCCGANESVEADVYRGAVLPGDVFLVASDGLTGMVDDRRLQQLLLARSGPSRIVDALIAEANGRGGLDNITAIVVQVGMVDATQND
- a CDS encoding HD domain-containing protein, which gives rise to MPTIRDPLWNNIRVDAIAERLLDTAVMQRLRYVRQLGLAHLVYPGATHSRFEHALGAYHLAKRALHELRESGQLDGIATDEPTVVAAAALLHDVGHYPFSHALEEVGLPHHEALSRPLITEGAVAEVLRSAIGADAPERVFALICGESPSPLQGLISGSLDLDKMDYLKRDAMMCGVPYGEIDEDRLIHALVLLDDPATGHRRVGVRAKGLSALESLLFAKYQMYRNVYWHHACRSATAMYKRLVEHALAAGQLDAAVVARSTDEGLLSALDQRASDATRAMLEALRMRRLYKRAFEAPAAQLPMDELEWIADDRARTRDAERRLATSLGLAEGDVLLDFPAKTHMLGLDLPVLSRDGSVRQLTHEGLPGAIDLPRMADELYRSARYLRVFTAERVTVRREELDAVLR
- the pckA gene encoding phosphoenolpyruvate carboxykinase (ATP); this encodes MATATPLSRESSHGLSEQGIKASGAVHWNLVAPELALAAARKQEGVFASGGPFVAVTTPHTGRSPKDKFVVQEPTSQADVDWGAVNQPMTDAHFDILLADVRGHLNGQGELFVEDLYCGADPDYRLSCRYVTPNAWHANFVRNMFIRPEIAELASFAPNFSILHAPEFQGDPARHGTRTSTFIVLHLAKRMILIGGTRYAGELKKAMFTVMNYLLPKQGVLSMHCSANIGPAGDTALFFGLSGTGKTTLSADPERGLIGDDEHGWSENGTFNFEGGCYAKVINLSPEQEPDIYATTQMFGTILENVELDEITKQVKFESQSITENTRASYPLHYIRNHVPSGRGGHPKNVVFLTADAFGVLPPIARLTREQAMYYFLSGYTAKVAGTERGVTEPQATFSACFGAVFLVWHPTKYATMLGELLAKHDAKVWLVNTGWSGGAYGTGARMKLSHTRAMVRALLAGKLDAAPVKVDPVFGLSVPQGIENVPAGVLDARGTWADSAAYDAQAAKLAQMFRDNIKKFGDAVPAEILAAGPKG
- a CDS encoding NADP-dependent malic enzyme; its protein translation is MKRQDALDYHSKGRPGKIAVVPTKSLSNQRDLGLAYSPGVAEPCLEIQANPEDAYKYTAKGNLVAVVSNGTAVLGLGNIGALAGKPVMEGKGNLFKQFADIDVFDLEVGSEDPKDVVKFCQLLEPTVGGINLEDIKAPDCFYVEEELRKTLKIPVFHDDQHGTAIISGAALLNAVEIVGKELGKIRVVFSGAGAAAISTAEHYVRLGVLRENIIMCDREGVIHAGRGAGHMDPYKQRFAGNFTQRTLTDALVGADVFVGLSAAGAVTGDMIKPMADHPIIFALANPNPEILPQDVRAVRPDAITATGRSDFANQINNVLCFPFIFRGALDVRATTINEEMKMAATRALAALAKEDVPDTVSQLYGLKNVKFGPEYLIPFPFDPRALLWVAPAVAWAAIASGVANQVFDIDDYREQLEGRLGRARGIMRGIMNRAHHDPKRVVFPEGEDLKIIRAAQQLVDEGIAHPILLGRESAIRELAEANGVPLTGIRIEDPGTSKHRDRYAQFLWEKRQRKGLSLSEAHQRLYKGIYYGSAMLGVGDADAMVGGLGKHYPETIRPALEVIGAHPNVGLASGLYMLVFEKHVIFCGDTTVNIDPTAEQLAQIAISAAGLVSNFGQVPKVAMLSFSNFGSVKHPEAEKMARAVEILRERRPQLIVDGEMQADTAFTPEILASRYPFSKLKDEANVLIFPNLSAGNIAYKLLTKLGGATAIGPILVGMAHPVHVLEQGADVQEIVNMAAVAVIDAQWRTRANNGNGNGNGHSNVSVATPASEPAGAAR
- a CDS encoding metal ABC transporter permease, coding for MLETLSVFREALYGALVIGIACSVLGVYVVLKRIVFVGAALAQLSSAGIALALFLGGLGVSGQLAHHPVAMSLLVTLTGAMFFGLGAGAKSGVPPDATIGVTYAAAAAAGILLIAKATSGEAHDIFLQGNILGITRADTLVLLAVTVPVLLIHFVFYKEFLFVSFDRETARTLGYRVTAWNLALYFTLGLVIAFAMQFAGVMLVFNFLVLPAVTGLLLARSMGGIFAVAITSGILASVIGFALSIPYDLPSGPAIIACSSLMALMAWCARRLQSR